GCATTGGTCAAAATGAGTCGCGTCATCGCAAAGCGGTAAAAGTGTGGGACAAACGTCAATACCGCAATTTGGATAACCAAGTTGAAATTGGTACACGCAATATCAAGGTGGCATTGCGTAAGCTTAGACAATTCGCACGCAGTGGCGCGAGTGAAGAGTTGGCAATGGATGATACGATTTCCGCGACCGCGAAAAATGCGGGTTATCTAGATATCAAAATGAAGCCTGAGCGCCATAACGCGGTTAAGGTGCTGATGTTTTTCGATGTTGGCGGCTCAATGGACGATCATATTCGCGTTTGTGAACAGTTGTTCTCGGCGGTACATACCGAATTTAAACATTTAGAGTTTTTCTATTTCCACAACTGCCTGTACGAACAAGTGTGGCATGACAATGCGCGGCGCTATAACGAAGGTATGGATGTATTAGATGTTATCCATAAATTTAGCCGTGACTATAAGGTGATATTTGTTGGTGACGCGACCATGGGACCATACGAAATTACCTACCCTGGCGGCAGTGTTGAACATTGGAACCAAGAGCCGGGCAGTGTTTGGATGGAGCGAGTTACCGATCATTTTGATAAAGTGATCTGGCTAAATCCGCAACCTCAAGAAGCATGGCATTACTATCCGTCTATCAACATTATGCATCAATTGGTTGATAAGAAAATGTACCCTATGACGATATCAGGGTTAACTGAAGGGATTAAAGCGCTGCTCTAGGGTAGCGCTTTGCTTATGTTTAAACTGCTTAAATTGCACAGTTAAACAAACCAGATCAAATAATGTAATTTCAATAAGTTAATTTTGAATTTACTAAAACAACAGCACACCTAGAAGGAGCAATTGGTGGCTACCGATTTGCAATCATCTGACTTGGATGCGACCAAGTCACAAGTCAACGAAAATAATAGTCTGCATGGTAATGTGCAAGCTAATCCACAAGCTAATCTGCAAGATAATCAGCAACATAAAGCAGACAGGAGCTTAAACGACCATTCACGTGATAGCTCAAGCGATACACCTAATGGCATTTCAAGCGACACCTCCAGTAATAAGCTAAGTGAAAAACCTAGCGATAGTCCAAATAAGCTTACTTCTCACCAAACTACTCAAGCTACAGGCGCACTATCAGATCATCATTTAACAGGTGATGAAACTCGGCAAATACTCACTCCGTTCGCTTTTAAAATAGATAAATCATTATTCGGATTACCACTGGCATCGCCATTTAAGCGGGGCAGTGCTATCGCTATTGATGGTTTGTTAATTGCAATGCTAAGCAGTGCACCAGGAGAGCTACTGGCAATTGTGATCGCCATTACTTTATATCGCTTGGGTAGCCAGCAACGCGCAGAAGAAATGGGTTACACGAAAGGGCGTAAGCGTCGAAAAATTATGCGTTTTGTTGCGGCATTTAGTGTTTTTGTCGTTTTACTTTCTGTTTTACCAGATGCTTTCGATGACTTAGGTTGGTCTGATAGCAATAAATATTACGATGGTGGATACAGTGGTAAAGGGTATACCGATTTGAATTCGGTAATAGACCAAGAAGAAGCAGTGTCGGTCAGTGATCAATTAATGATTAGCGTGGCCTTTGGCAAGGTGGTATCAGAGCTTAGTGATAGTGATTGTGAAACTGTCGATTGCTGGTATCAAGCCCTATCGCCAAGTGTCACTATTTTGAATGAAACCAGCATTTCCAATGAAAATAAACAAACCTTGATTAACGAAACTGTCACTGGGCTGGAAGTGCCTGCTGATCAACAAC
The nucleotide sequence above comes from Thalassotalea euphylliae. Encoded proteins:
- a CDS encoding vWA domain-containing protein is translated as MLIDFFLKVREYRVPSTIRELLDLIRALEQNVVFADIDNFYTISRAILVKDESYFDRFDRAFADYFKGVESLDLDLSSIPEDWLRKQLEKTLSEEEKQAIEAMGGFDKLMETLAERLKEQEKRHQGGNKWIGTGGTSPFGAYGYNPEGVRIGQNESRHRKAVKVWDKRQYRNLDNQVEIGTRNIKVALRKLRQFARSGASEELAMDDTISATAKNAGYLDIKMKPERHNAVKVLMFFDVGGSMDDHIRVCEQLFSAVHTEFKHLEFFYFHNCLYEQVWHDNARRYNEGMDVLDVIHKFSRDYKVIFVGDATMGPYEITYPGGSVEHWNQEPGSVWMERVTDHFDKVIWLNPQPQEAWHYYPSINIMHQLVDKKMYPMTISGLTEGIKALL
- a CDS encoding RDD family protein, with product MATDLQSSDLDATKSQVNENNSLHGNVQANPQANLQDNQQHKADRSLNDHSRDSSSDTPNGISSDTSSNKLSEKPSDSPNKLTSHQTTQATGALSDHHLTGDETRQILTPFAFKIDKSLFGLPLASPFKRGSAIAIDGLLIAMLSSAPGELLAIVIAITLYRLGSQQRAEEMGYTKGRKRRKIMRFVAAFSVFVVLLSVLPDAFDDLGWSDSNKYYDGGYSGKGYTDLNSVIDQEEAVSVSDQLMISVAFGKVVSELSDSDCETVDCWYQALSPSVTILNETSISNENKQTLINETVTGLEVPADQQQALISKLSALLTETESDENASSKQLISDDLATVAELNAKSADQANQDNLHNLDNQESKSSSTESPSTADKPVYSLVELVKGIIHDLGLGFGWAAFYFTALTAVWGGQTPGKKLFGIRVIQLDGTPLSIWDSFGRYGGYGAGIATGLLGFIQIFWDANRQAIHDKISATVVIDTRA